Proteins from a single region of Streptomyces sp. TN58:
- a CDS encoding aldehyde dehydrogenase family protein has protein sequence MTKRELSGPPLANPGKLFIGGQWVPARDGRTEPDVSPVDGQEIVPVAQAAAADADAAVAAARTAYAEGPWSRLSAQERALRLNRVGELIERDLEEIALLETVDMGKPFAFSSTVDAPMAAQLMHYYAGAVTRVDGSSRAPAGGQLAYTLREPLGVVCAITPFNFPLLLSMTKIAPALAAGNTVVHKPSPATPLTALKIAELFQEAEIPDGVLNVVTGPGVELGETLTGHPDIDKIAFTGSTVVGQSIIRRAAGTLKKVTMELGGKSANIVFADADLDAAEELAFFGIYYNKGEICTAGSRLLLQRPIHDELVERLVRRAAALKPGDPRDPATLFGPLAHRGQFDKVSSYIEIGEKEGAVLRTGGTGWTPEGASADGLYFLPTVFTGVDNGMRIAQEEIFGPVLSIIPFDTEEDAVRIANDSAYGLAAGVHTKDLRRAHRVASQIKAGTVWVNCYNQYDPAVPYGGYKASGFGRECGPESLESYTQTKSVWIGMD, from the coding sequence ATGACCAAGCGTGAGCTGAGCGGCCCGCCCCTCGCCAACCCCGGCAAGCTGTTCATCGGCGGCCAGTGGGTCCCCGCCCGGGACGGCCGCACCGAGCCCGACGTCAGCCCCGTGGACGGACAGGAGATCGTGCCGGTCGCCCAGGCCGCCGCGGCCGACGCGGACGCGGCCGTCGCCGCCGCCCGCACGGCGTACGCCGAAGGACCGTGGAGCCGCCTGTCCGCCCAGGAGCGGGCGCTGCGGCTGAACCGGGTCGGCGAGCTCATCGAGCGCGACCTGGAGGAGATCGCCCTGCTGGAGACCGTGGACATGGGCAAGCCGTTCGCCTTCTCCAGCACGGTCGACGCCCCCATGGCCGCCCAGCTGATGCACTACTACGCCGGGGCCGTGACCCGCGTCGACGGCTCCTCGCGCGCCCCGGCCGGCGGCCAGCTCGCCTACACCCTGCGCGAACCGCTGGGCGTGGTTTGCGCGATCACCCCGTTCAACTTCCCGCTGCTGCTGTCGATGACGAAGATCGCACCGGCCCTGGCGGCCGGCAACACGGTCGTCCACAAGCCCTCCCCGGCCACCCCGCTCACCGCACTGAAGATCGCCGAGCTCTTCCAGGAGGCGGAGATCCCCGACGGGGTCCTCAACGTGGTCACCGGCCCCGGCGTGGAACTGGGCGAGACGCTCACCGGCCACCCCGACATCGACAAGATCGCCTTCACCGGCTCCACGGTGGTCGGCCAGTCCATCATCCGCAGGGCGGCCGGCACCCTGAAGAAGGTGACGATGGAACTCGGCGGCAAGTCCGCCAACATCGTCTTCGCCGACGCCGACCTCGACGCCGCCGAGGAACTCGCCTTCTTCGGCATCTACTACAACAAGGGCGAGATCTGCACCGCCGGATCCCGCCTGCTGCTCCAGCGCCCGATCCACGACGAACTCGTCGAACGCCTCGTGCGCCGGGCCGCCGCCCTCAAACCAGGCGACCCGCGCGACCCCGCCACCCTCTTCGGACCCCTGGCCCACCGCGGCCAGTTCGACAAGGTCAGCTCCTACATCGAGATCGGCGAGAAGGAAGGCGCGGTCCTGCGCACCGGCGGCACCGGCTGGACCCCCGAGGGAGCCTCCGCCGACGGCCTGTACTTCCTCCCGACCGTCTTCACCGGCGTCGACAACGGCATGCGCATCGCCCAGGAGGAGATCTTCGGCCCGGTCCTGTCGATCATCCCCTTCGACACCGAGGAGGACGCCGTACGCATCGCCAACGACAGCGCGTACGGCCTCGCCGCCGGCGTCCACACCAAGGACCTGCGCCGCGCCCACCGCGTCGCCTCGCAGATCAAGGCCGGCACGGTCTGGGTCAACTGCTACAACCAGTACGACCCCGCGGTGCCCTACGGCGGCTACAAGGCCTCCGGATTCGGCCGCGAATGCGGGCCCGAGTCCCTGGAGAGCTACACCCAGACCAAGTCGGTCTGGATCGGCATGGACTGA
- a CDS encoding type 1 glutamine amidotransferase domain-containing protein — MKILVVMTAKATLHLLDGEQHPSGFWAEEFVVPFSLFKAAGHDVDVATIAGRPPTVDLTSIDPQFLKWVRPQGSPDEDAANAAEYVRVIENTPQLKAPLALESLTEKDVADYDGIYVSGGHGAIGDLPKSDELAQILRWAIAQDKPLATVCHGHTALLALRDGEGRWPFEGYRMTAFSHDEELVTNMAGRLPMILEAELTRLGARYEKADAIWDSHVVVDRNLTTGQNPYSSKALAETFLSRLAKG, encoded by the coding sequence ATGAAGATTCTCGTCGTCATGACCGCCAAGGCGACCCTGCACCTGCTGGACGGCGAACAGCATCCCTCGGGATTCTGGGCAGAGGAATTCGTCGTTCCCTTTTCGCTCTTCAAGGCCGCCGGCCACGACGTGGACGTGGCGACGATCGCGGGCCGCCCGCCCACGGTCGACCTGACGAGCATCGACCCGCAGTTCCTCAAGTGGGTCCGGCCCCAGGGCTCACCCGACGAGGACGCGGCCAACGCCGCCGAGTACGTCCGGGTCATCGAGAACACCCCCCAGCTGAAGGCCCCCCTGGCCCTGGAGTCCCTCACCGAGAAGGACGTCGCCGACTACGACGGCATCTACGTCAGCGGCGGCCACGGCGCGATCGGCGACCTGCCCAAGTCCGACGAGCTCGCCCAGATCCTGCGCTGGGCCATCGCCCAGGACAAGCCCCTCGCCACGGTCTGCCACGGCCACACCGCACTGCTCGCGCTGCGCGACGGCGAGGGCCGCTGGCCCTTCGAGGGCTACCGGATGACGGCCTTCTCGCACGACGAGGAACTGGTCACCAACATGGCCGGCCGGCTCCCGATGATCCTGGAGGCCGAGCTCACCCGGCTCGGCGCCCGCTACGAGAAGGCCGACGCGATCTGGGACTCGCACGTGGTCGTCGACCGCAACCTGACGACCGGCCAGAACCCGTACTCCTCCAAGGCCCTCGCGGAGACGTTCCTGAGCCGGCTCGCGAAGGGCTGA
- a CDS encoding MinD/ParA family ATP-binding protein yields the protein MARTIVVHSHRGGTGKSSVLANLALLIAAGGRRVGVVDTDIQSPTLDLLFRLGPGPSLADYLLGRCEIEAAAQPAGVAGLYVVPARSGTAALRELMAGGYDVGLLPEGFDRLAEHYALDVLLLDTHAGLNNESVTAMASADVLMILARADRIDLSGVEETIALAGRLACRRTLVLSMAPAGIDRDAARRRSEEVYGAPVAGILPYAPEMASLHGERIFAEARPDHPLVGEFRTIISALDARDEVSRA from the coding sequence ATGGCCCGCACCATCGTGGTGCACTCACACCGCGGCGGCACCGGGAAGTCCTCGGTACTGGCAAACCTCGCGCTGCTCATCGCGGCCGGGGGGCGCCGGGTGGGGGTCGTGGACACCGACATCCAGTCACCCACCCTCGACCTGCTGTTCCGGCTCGGCCCCGGCCCCTCGCTGGCCGACTACCTGCTCGGCCGCTGCGAGATCGAGGCCGCCGCCCAGCCGGCCGGCGTGGCCGGGCTGTACGTCGTACCGGCCCGGAGCGGGACGGCGGCCCTGCGGGAGCTCATGGCGGGCGGCTACGACGTGGGCCTGCTGCCGGAGGGCTTCGACCGGCTGGCCGAGCACTACGCCCTGGACGTCCTGCTGCTCGACACGCACGCAGGGCTCAACAACGAGTCGGTGACGGCGATGGCGAGCGCCGACGTACTGATGATCCTGGCCCGGGCCGACCGGATCGACCTCTCCGGGGTGGAGGAGACCATCGCCCTCGCCGGACGCCTGGCGTGCCGGCGGACGCTGGTGCTGAGCATGGCACCCGCGGGCATCGACCGGGACGCCGCCCGGCGGCGCTCCGAGGAGGTCTACGGCGCACCTGTGGCCGGAATCCTGCCCTATGCGCCGGAAATGGCCTCCCTGCACGGAGAGCGCATATTTGCAGAAGCCCGTCCCGACCACCCCCTGGTCGGTGAATTCCGCACCATCATCTCGGCGTTGGACGCACGTGACGAAGTATCGCGGGCCTGA
- a CDS encoding PP2C family protein-serine/threonine phosphatase, producing MPSTTVIILDAHPSPPPELLDSLRTMGASLLTRTLAELREGPQELLPVADVLLAPAESDGNAVRTAVRRLRRWAGAPIVVVWTVTEFAALEEHVRIGHDYLVPPFLPALVGARLHSCSERAGLGRTLREADARAELMGYEKELEIGREIQAGFLPESLPIPEGWEIDVRFRPARQVAGDFYDVFEISRGRRLAFVVADVCDKGVGAALFMALIRSLLRHTAQNSGLQHLVTAGRAGGSRRIPVVGATPLLNAVTATNGYLTRNHLRQGYFATLFFGVLDPLTGSLVYINGGHNPPLLLPADGGPPAALDITGPAVGVLPDCVYTLGYAQLDPGDTLFVFTDGVPEARCPDGHFLGDERMLQLLAGPPVSGKDVVDRMDLAVRRHTGTAEQHDDVTMLALHRPRTARGPYADGTGRQVVA from the coding sequence ATGCCCTCCACGACCGTGATCATCCTCGACGCGCACCCCTCACCCCCGCCGGAACTGCTCGACTCCCTGCGGACGATGGGCGCGTCACTCCTCACCCGCACCCTGGCGGAGCTCCGCGAGGGCCCGCAGGAGCTGCTGCCCGTCGCGGACGTGCTGCTCGCCCCCGCCGAGTCCGACGGGAACGCCGTACGGACGGCCGTACGCCGGCTGCGCCGCTGGGCCGGGGCCCCCATCGTCGTCGTCTGGACCGTGACGGAGTTCGCGGCCCTGGAGGAACACGTCCGGATCGGGCACGACTACCTCGTACCGCCCTTCCTCCCCGCCCTCGTCGGAGCCCGGCTGCACAGCTGCTCGGAGCGCGCCGGACTCGGCCGCACCCTGCGCGAGGCCGACGCCCGCGCCGAACTCATGGGCTACGAGAAGGAACTGGAGATCGGCCGGGAGATCCAGGCGGGCTTCCTGCCCGAATCCCTCCCCATACCCGAGGGATGGGAGATCGACGTGCGCTTCCGGCCCGCCCGGCAGGTCGCCGGGGACTTCTACGACGTCTTCGAGATCTCCCGCGGCCGCCGGCTGGCCTTCGTCGTCGCGGACGTCTGCGACAAGGGGGTGGGCGCCGCGCTCTTCATGGCGCTCATCCGCTCCCTGCTCCGGCACACCGCGCAGAACAGCGGCCTCCAGCACCTGGTCACCGCCGGACGGGCCGGCGGCAGCCGCCGCATCCCGGTGGTCGGCGCCACCCCGCTGCTCAACGCCGTCACCGCCACCAACGGCTACCTCACCCGGAACCACCTGCGGCAGGGCTACTTCGCCACCCTGTTCTTCGGGGTGCTGGACCCGCTCACCGGCAGCCTCGTCTACATCAACGGCGGCCACAACCCGCCCCTGCTGCTGCCGGCCGACGGCGGCCCGCCCGCCGCCCTCGACATCACCGGACCGGCCGTCGGGGTCCTGCCCGACTGCGTCTACACCCTCGGCTACGCCCAGCTCGACCCGGGCGACACCCTCTTCGTCTTCACCGACGGAGTGCCCGAGGCCCGCTGCCCCGACGGCCACTTCCTCGGCGACGAAAGGATGCTGCAACTGCTCGCCGGCCCGCCGGTGAGCGGCAAGGACGTCGTCGACCGGATGGACCTCGCGGTGCGCCGGCACACCGGCACCGCCGAACAGCACGACGACGTCACCATGCTCGCCCTGCACCGCCCGCGTACGGCGCGGGGGCCGTACGCGGACGGCACCGGCCGTCAGGTGGTGGCCTAG
- a CDS encoding ATP-binding protein: MAELARTPVVLEVPATIGALGDIAAFVLRLAGRAGLGRRASYRLRLAVDELATNIVMHGYRGGDGRITVRGRSGPGGVQITIEDSAPAFDPVAGRLPPCPGVPPQDRRIGGLGIHLALTSVDEFAYAHRDGRNISTLTVQAEGTDPCPPRP, encoded by the coding sequence ATGGCAGAGCTGGCGAGGACGCCCGTCGTACTGGAGGTGCCCGCCACGATCGGGGCACTGGGTGACATCGCCGCGTTCGTCCTGCGGCTGGCCGGAAGGGCGGGGCTCGGCAGACGCGCCTCCTACCGGCTCCGGCTGGCCGTCGACGAACTGGCCACGAACATCGTGATGCACGGATACCGGGGCGGCGACGGACGGATCACCGTCCGCGGCCGCTCCGGCCCCGGCGGGGTCCAGATCACCATCGAGGACTCCGCCCCCGCATTCGACCCCGTCGCGGGCCGCCTGCCGCCCTGCCCCGGGGTTCCCCCGCAGGACCGGCGGATCGGCGGCCTCGGCATCCACCTGGCCCTGACCAGCGTGGACGAGTTCGCCTACGCGCACAGGGACGGCCGCAACATCAGCACGCTGACCGTGCAGGCTGAGGGGACGGACCCATGCCCTCCACGACCGTGA
- a CDS encoding STAS domain-containing protein, which produces MPLSVSLSIKGDTTVIELSGELDAETAGDFHQTIEKAAGHGSTTVEIRMADVGYMASAGLRSLVFARQKVADNVTIKVVGAIEPVCRTIRTAGLDRSIVISDE; this is translated from the coding sequence ATGCCGCTTTCCGTGTCCCTGAGCATCAAGGGCGACACCACAGTGATCGAACTGTCGGGTGAGCTGGACGCCGAGACCGCCGGCGACTTCCACCAGACCATCGAGAAGGCCGCCGGCCATGGCAGCACCACCGTCGAGATCCGGATGGCCGACGTCGGCTACATGGCCAGCGCCGGACTGCGCTCCCTGGTCTTCGCCCGGCAGAAGGTCGCCGACAACGTCACCATCAAGGTCGTCGGCGCCATCGAGCCCGTCTGCCGCACCATCCGGACGGCCGGGCTCGACCGCAGCATCGTCATCTCCGACGAGTGA